Proteins encoded by one window of Haliotis asinina isolate JCU_RB_2024 chromosome 6, JCU_Hal_asi_v2, whole genome shotgun sequence:
- the LOC137287855 gene encoding uncharacterized protein, which yields MRLFVVLLLVALIVLPTEGLFRRRRRRWIRIRTGKVITGLGVAARLGLIGKRDVQDDLASADLNEDGNIDQSEDENLFDERDAEQILQLADLDSDLVISHDEFIRGVEDLFSQEGLFHRIELLC from the exons ATGAGACTTTTCGTGGTATTGCTCTTGGTGGCTTTGATTGTACTCCCGACTGAGGGGCTGTTCCGTCGTCGACGACGCAGATGGATCCGTATCAGAACCGGTAAAGTTATCACAGGCCTTGGTGTTGCTGCGAGATTGGGACTGATAGGGAAGAGAG ATGTACAAGATGACCTTGCCTCTGCTGATCTGAATGAGGATGGCAACATTGACCAATCGGAAGATGAGAATCTCTTCGACGAGCGCGATGCAGAACAAATTTTGCAATTGGCTGACTTGGACA GTGACTTAGTAATCAGTCATGATGAGTTCATCCGAGGAGTGGAAGACCTTTTCTCACAAGAAGGGCTTTTTCATCGAATAGAATTACT ATGCTGA